The Bacillales bacterium genome includes a window with the following:
- a CDS encoding YaaL family protein, whose protein sequence is MKRKRRLRKQVNERLLDAISRAKQDWLRQREMVEKSIDPADSVIHELKLAESRYFFLLKEAKVLFADHPS, encoded by the coding sequence ATGAAACGAAAACGCCGCTTGCGCAAGCAAGTCAATGAACGATTGCTGGATGCAATTTCGCGGGCGAAACAAGATTGGCTGCGACAAAGGGAAATGGTTGAGAAAAGCATTGACCCCGCCGACAGTGTGATTCATGAATTGAAGCTCGCGGAATCGCGTTATTTCTTTTTGTTGAAAGAAGCGAAAGTTCTTTTTGCCGACCACCCTTCATAA